The following DNA comes from Streptomyces sp. NBC_00690.
CCCGCCCCGCCGCGGCGGAGGCCAAGCGCTCGTTGACGGCCGTCACGAACTGGTTGAGCGTACGGATCTGTGCGAGGCCGTCGTCGGACAGTTCGACCCCGAACTGCCGCTTGACCCGGCTCGCCGCCTCCATCAGCGCCAGCGAGTCGTAGCCGAGGAATTCTAGTTCCACCTCTCCAATGTCCCCCTCGTGGGCGGTCAGGGCCTCGTCCTCGCCTGCGCACTCGCGCATGATGTCGGTCAGCACGGGCAGGGTCAGCTCGCTCGGCTCACGAAGCTCGCTCATCGGTCTTCCTTTCGTCGCCCTCGGACGATCAGGGCGCTGTTGAATCCGTTGTGTCCACGGGCCAGTACCAGGGCGGTCGACCCGGTGAAGGGCCTGGGCTCGTCCCGGACGATGTCGATGTCGTAGTCGGTGGTGACCTTGGTGGTCGGGGGGATGACGCCGTCGCGGACCGCGAGCAGTGCGAGGACGACA
Coding sequences within:
- a CDS encoding acyl carrier protein produces the protein MSELREPSELTLPVLTDIMRECAGEDEALTAHEGDIGEVELEFLGYDSLALMEAASRVKRQFGVELSDDGLAQIRTLNQFVTAVNERLASAAAGRAG